A window of the Acidimicrobiales bacterium genome harbors these coding sequences:
- the tuf gene encoding elongation factor Tu, with product MAKAKFERNKPHVNVGTMGHIDHGKTTLTAAITKVLSDRVAGNTATAFDNIDKAPEERERGITINVSHVEYETDSRHYAHVDMPGHADYIKNMITGAAQVDGAILVVSAADGPMPQTREHVLLARQVGVPAIVVALNKADMVDDEELLELVELEARELLSEYEFPGDDVPVVHVSALKALEGDEAAGDKIMELMAAVDEYIPEPARDLDKPFLMPIEDVFSITGRGTVVTGKIEQGVVNVGDALEIVGIRPTQKTTCTGVEMFRKLLDSGQAGDNVGALLRGIEKDQVQRGQVLAKPGSITPHTDFEAQVYVLSKEEGGRHKPFFGNYRPQFYFRTTDITGTVTLPEGTEMCMPGDNTEMTVELINPIAMDEGLRFAIREGGRTVGAGRVTKIIK from the coding sequence ATGGCAAAAGCAAAGTTTGAGCGTAATAAGCCTCACGTGAATGTGGGGACCATGGGTCATATTGATCATGGGAAGACGACGTTGACGGCGGCGATTACGAAGGTGTTGTCGGATCGGGTTGCTGGGAATACGGCGACGGCGTTCGATAATATTGATAAGGCGCCTGAAGAGCGTGAGCGTGGTATCACGATCAATGTGTCGCATGTGGAGTATGAGACGGATTCTCGTCATTACGCGCATGTTGATATGCCGGGTCACGCGGATTACATCAAGAACATGATTACGGGTGCGGCGCAGGTGGATGGCGCGATTTTGGTGGTGTCGGCTGCTGATGGTCCGATGCCGCAGACGCGTGAGCATGTGTTGTTGGCTCGTCAGGTGGGTGTGCCTGCGATCGTGGTGGCTTTGAACAAGGCTGACATGGTTGATGATGAGGAGTTGTTGGAGCTGGTGGAGTTGGAGGCTCGTGAGCTTCTTTCTGAGTACGAGTTCCCGGGTGATGATGTTCCGGTGGTGCATGTTTCGGCGTTGAAGGCGTTGGAGGGTGACGAGGCTGCTGGTGACAAGATCATGGAGTTGATGGCTGCGGTGGATGAGTACATCCCGGAGCCGGCTCGTGATTTGGATAAGCCGTTCTTGATGCCGATTGAGGATGTGTTCTCGATTACTGGTCGTGGGACGGTGGTGACGGGGAAGATCGAGCAGGGTGTCGTGAATGTTGGCGATGCGCTCGAGATTGTTGGTATTCGTCCGACGCAGAAGACGACGTGTACTGGTGTTGAGATGTTCCGGAAGTTGTTGGATTCGGGGCAGGCTGGTGACAATGTTGGTGCGTTGTTGAGGGGTATTGAGAAGGATCAGGTGCAGCGGGGTCAGGTGTTGGCGAAGCCTGGTTCGATTACGCCGCATACTGATTTTGAGGCGCAGGTGTATGTGTTGTCGAAGGAGGAGGGTGGTCGTCATAAGCCGTTCTTCGGGAATTATCGGCCGCAGTTCTATTTCCGTACGACGGATATCACGGGGACGGTGACGTTGCCGGAGGGTACGGAGATGTGTATGCCGGGTGATAACACGGAGATGACGGTGGAGTTGATCAATCCGATCGCGATGGATGAGGGTTTGCGGTTCGCGATTCGTGAGGGTGGGCGTACGGTTGGTGCCGGGCGTGTCACCAAGATCATCAAGTAG
- the fusA gene encoding elongation factor G: MSSRPTPLDKYRNIGIMAHIDAGKTTTTERILYYTGKNYKIGEVHDGGATMDWMEQEQERGITITSAATTCFWNDHRINIIDTPGHVDFTVEVERSLRVLDGAVAVFDGVAGVEPQSETVWRQADKYGVPRMCFVNKLDRTGGDFYFVVDTIKERLTPDIAILQLPIGIESDFAGIIDLVEMKALMYHNEDLGATWDVVDIPADYADKAAEYRLELVESIASTSEELMEAYLENEDLTVEQLHAGIRHACINNILVPILCGSAFKNKGVQPLLDAVVHYLPSPLDLPPVHGTLLKGGDDAERAPDDKEPFSALAFKIMTAPNVGKLTYFRVYSGTLEKGSQVLNTRTGSKERMGRLLEMHANKQEDREFAMTGDIMAAIGVKNVRTGDTLTDPAHAIILESLEFPDPVIHVAVEPKTKADQEKMGKALMALAEEDPTFTVRTDEETGQTIIAGMGELHLDILVDRMLREFKVDASVGKPQVAYRETINGTVDSHTYTHKKQTGGTGQYAEVQIALEPTGPGGGYEFVDKITGGRVPREYIPSVDAGAKEAMTNGVLAGFQTVDVRVTLLDGKFHDVDSSEMAFKIAGTMAFREAARKAQPILLEPIMAVEVVTPEDYMGDVIGDLNSRRGRVGQMEARGTNKVVTAQVPLSEMFGYVNDLRSKTQGRASYTMQFDSYQPTPGNVQEEIVKRVRGE; the protein is encoded by the coding sequence ATGTCTTCGCGACCGACACCACTCGACAAATATCGCAACATCGGCATCATGGCGCACATCGATGCCGGCAAGACCACCACCACCGAGCGCATCCTCTACTACACCGGCAAGAACTACAAGATCGGTGAAGTGCACGATGGTGGCGCGACCATGGACTGGATGGAGCAGGAACAGGAGCGTGGCATCACCATCACGTCCGCTGCCACCACCTGCTTCTGGAACGATCACCGCATCAACATCATCGACACCCCCGGCCACGTCGACTTCACGGTCGAGGTCGAGCGCTCGCTGCGCGTCCTCGACGGCGCCGTCGCCGTGTTCGACGGTGTTGCGGGCGTGGAGCCACAGTCCGAGACCGTGTGGCGTCAGGCCGACAAGTACGGCGTTCCCCGCATGTGCTTCGTCAACAAGCTCGACCGCACCGGTGGCGACTTCTACTTCGTGGTCGACACCATCAAGGAACGTCTGACCCCCGACATCGCCATCCTCCAGCTGCCGATCGGTATCGAGTCCGACTTCGCCGGCATCATCGACCTGGTCGAGATGAAGGCGTTGATGTACCACAACGAGGATCTGGGCGCGACCTGGGACGTCGTCGACATCCCTGCTGACTACGCCGACAAGGCCGCCGAGTACCGTCTCGAGCTGGTCGAGTCCATCGCCTCGACCAGCGAGGAACTGATGGAGGCCTACCTCGAGAACGAGGACCTCACCGTCGAGCAGCTGCACGCCGGCATCCGCCACGCCTGCATCAACAACATCCTCGTCCCGATCCTGTGCGGCTCGGCGTTCAAGAACAAGGGTGTCCAGCCTCTCCTCGACGCCGTGGTGCACTACCTCCCGTCACCGCTCGATCTCCCACCGGTGCACGGCACCCTTCTCAAGGGTGGCGACGACGCCGAGCGCGCTCCCGACGACAAGGAGCCGTTCTCGGCTCTGGCCTTCAAGATCATGACGGCGCCGAACGTCGGCAAGCTCACCTACTTCCGGGTGTACTCCGGCACGCTCGAGAAGGGCAGCCAGGTGCTCAACACCCGCACGGGTTCGAAGGAGCGGATGGGTCGCCTCCTCGAGATGCACGCGAACAAGCAGGAGGACCGCGAGTTCGCCATGACCGGCGACATCATGGCGGCGATCGGCGTCAAGAACGTCCGCACCGGTGACACCCTCACCGATCCGGCGCACGCCATCATCCTCGAATCCCTCGAGTTCCCCGATCCCGTGATCCACGTGGCCGTGGAGCCCAAGACCAAGGCCGACCAGGAGAAGATGGGCAAGGCCCTCATGGCCCTGGCCGAGGAAGACCCGACCTTCACGGTGCGTACCGACGAAGAGACCGGTCAGACCATCATCGCCGGCATGGGCGAGCTCCACCTCGACATCTTGGTCGACCGCATGCTCCGCGAGTTCAAGGTCGACGCCAGTGTCGGCAAGCCGCAGGTCGCCTACCGCGAGACCATCAACGGCACGGTCGACAGCCACACCTACACCCACAAGAAGCAGACCGGCGGTACCGGTCAGTACGCCGAGGTGCAGATCGCACTGGAGCCGACCGGCCCCGGTGGTGGCTATGAATTCGTCGACAAGATCACGGGTGGTCGTGTTCCCCGTGAGTACATCCCCTCGGTCGATGCCGGGGCCAAGGAGGCCATGACCAACGGCGTCCTCGCCGGGTTCCAGACCGTCGACGTGCGCGTCACCCTGCTCGACGGCAAGTTCCACGACGTCGACTCCTCGGAAATGGCCTTCAAGATCGCCGGCACCATGGCGTTCCGCGAGGCCGCCCGCAAGGCGCAGCCGATCCTCCTCGAGCCGATCATGGCCGTCGAGGTCGTCACCCCCGAGGACTACATGGGCGACGTGATCGGCGACCTCAACTCACGTCGCGGCCGAGTCGGCCAGATGGAAGCCCGTGGCACCAACAAGGTCGTCACCGCCCAGGTTCCGCTGTCGGAGATGTTCGGCTACGTGAACGATCTGCGGTCGAAGACCCAGGGTCGAGCGAGCTACACCATGCAGTTCGATAGTTACCAGCCAACGCCTGGCAACGTGCAAGAAGAAATCGTGAAGCGAGTCCGGGGCGAGTGA
- the rpsG gene encoding 30S ribosomal protein S7: MPRKGPAPRRELVPDPVHGSVLVTQVINKILLHGKKTTAERIVYTALDIVAEKTGGDPVAALKRAIDNVRPQLEVRSRRVGGATYQVPVEVRPRRATTLAVRWLVGFSRQRRERSIAERLANEILDASNGIGASVKRREDLHKMAESNKAFAHYRW, from the coding sequence ATGCCTCGTAAGGGCCCCGCTCCCCGTCGTGAACTCGTGCCGGACCCGGTCCACGGGTCGGTCCTGGTCACCCAGGTCATCAACAAGATCCTCTTGCACGGCAAGAAGACCACCGCCGAGCGCATCGTGTACACCGCGCTCGACATCGTCGCCGAGAAGACCGGTGGCGATCCGGTCGCTGCGCTGAAGCGTGCCATCGACAACGTCCGCCCCCAGCTCGAGGTGCGTTCCCGCCGAGTCGGCGGCGCCACCTACCAGGTGCCGGTCGAGGTTCGCCCCCGCCGTGCCACCACCCTTGCCGTTCGTTGGCTGGTCGGGTTCTCCCGTCAGCGCCGCGAGCGTTCGATCGCCGAGCGCCTCGCCAATGAGATCCTCGATGCCTCCAACGGCATCGGTGCCTCCGTCAAGCGGCGTGAGGATCTCCACAAGATGGCCGAGTCCAACAAGGCCTTCGCTCACTACCGCTGGTAG
- the rpsL gene encoding 30S ribosomal protein S12: MPTINQLVRKGRQSKSKKGKTPALVGSPQRRGVCTRVYTATPKKPNSALRKVARVRLTSGVEVTAYIPGEGHNLQEHSIVLVRGGRVKDLPGVRYKIIRGTLDTAGVRDRKQARSRYGVKKEG, from the coding sequence GTGCCCACGATTAACCAGCTGGTCCGTAAGGGCCGTCAGTCCAAGTCCAAGAAGGGGAAGACGCCGGCGCTCGTCGGATCGCCCCAGCGCCGTGGCGTGTGCACCCGTGTGTACACCGCCACGCCGAAGAAGCCGAACTCCGCGCTCCGCAAGGTGGCTCGTGTTCGTCTCACCAGCGGCGTCGAGGTCACGGCCTACATCCCGGGCGAAGGGCACAACCTCCAGGAACACTCCATCGTGCTCGTGCGCGGTGGTCGTGTGAAGGACCTTCCTGGTGTGCGTTACAAGATCATTCGCGGCACGCTCGACACCGCCGGTGTCCGAGACCGCAAGCAGGCACGCTCGCGTTACGGCGTGAAGAAGGAAGGCTGA
- a CDS encoding SLC13 family permease, translating into MNADSWIFIAVVLVMFTALVSRRVSPAVGVVGALMALFLIGVIDSDQALQGFSNRAPVTIACMYVVAGAIDRTGALTPIVRSLTGARSTAAGLARVIGVSGIISSIVANTPVVAMLINPLVGWSGRQRISPSKVLIPLSYATLFGGMITLIGTSTNLVGSGVVSSLGEEPFGLLEPAKLGLPIAALGLVMVVVLGPRLLPDRGGRIDENVERPFTVSLVVEPGGALDDATVQGGGLRNLPGVFLVGLEREGELTAPVHPEHALRGGDQLTFAGQVDQVVELERTAGLKLDGHKHLMALEDGEHSWFEAVIGASSSLIGSTIKAVGFRGRYQAAVVALHRSGEAVEGRLGDVRLQVGDSLLLVADSQFRSRWKDRSDFLLIASRSEPPPTASKRAPLALLVMAMVAVLPLLGVTDVLRSAVLGAAATVVLGLLTPRQARDSVDLSVIVLIAAAIGVGAAAESTGVATTIADGLVSALGWAGTWGVALGVVLATLTLTELVTNAAAVAIVVPIAMRVAEDSGADPRLFALGATLAASASFLTPIGYQTNTMVYGPGRYRFADYLRLGVPLTLMIVVALPLMMANGWSL; encoded by the coding sequence ATGAACGCTGACAGCTGGATCTTCATCGCCGTGGTGCTCGTGATGTTCACGGCGTTGGTGTCGCGCCGGGTCTCGCCGGCGGTTGGCGTCGTCGGCGCGCTGATGGCGCTCTTCCTGATCGGTGTCATCGACTCCGACCAAGCGCTCCAAGGCTTCTCGAACCGAGCGCCAGTCACGATCGCCTGCATGTACGTGGTGGCCGGCGCCATCGACCGGACCGGCGCACTGACGCCGATCGTGCGCTCGTTGACGGGAGCTCGTTCGACGGCGGCCGGACTCGCCCGGGTCATCGGCGTGTCCGGGATCATCTCGTCCATCGTCGCCAACACCCCGGTCGTCGCCATGCTGATCAATCCACTGGTGGGCTGGTCGGGGCGGCAGCGGATCTCGCCATCGAAGGTCCTGATTCCACTCAGCTATGCGACGCTCTTCGGCGGGATGATCACGCTCATCGGCACCTCGACCAACCTCGTCGGTTCCGGCGTTGTGTCCTCGTTGGGGGAGGAGCCGTTCGGCCTGCTGGAACCGGCCAAGCTCGGGCTTCCCATCGCGGCGCTCGGACTGGTGATGGTGGTGGTGCTCGGGCCACGCCTGTTGCCCGATCGGGGTGGTCGGATCGACGAGAATGTCGAGCGTCCATTCACCGTCTCGCTGGTGGTCGAGCCGGGAGGTGCGCTCGACGACGCGACCGTCCAGGGCGGCGGTCTTCGGAATCTGCCCGGCGTCTTCCTGGTCGGGCTCGAGCGAGAAGGAGAACTCACCGCACCCGTCCATCCCGAGCATGCGCTACGTGGGGGCGACCAACTCACGTTCGCCGGGCAGGTCGACCAAGTCGTCGAACTCGAGCGAACGGCTGGGCTGAAGCTCGATGGCCACAAACACCTCATGGCGCTCGAGGACGGCGAACACTCCTGGTTCGAGGCCGTGATCGGTGCGTCGTCATCGCTCATCGGCAGCACGATCAAGGCGGTTGGCTTCCGAGGTCGGTACCAGGCCGCCGTGGTCGCGCTGCATCGCTCTGGCGAGGCGGTCGAGGGTCGCCTTGGCGATGTCCGTCTCCAGGTGGGCGACTCACTGTTGTTGGTCGCCGACTCCCAGTTCCGCTCTCGGTGGAAGGATCGGAGCGACTTCCTCCTGATCGCCTCGCGATCGGAGCCGCCACCGACGGCGTCGAAGCGCGCCCCGCTTGCGCTGTTGGTGATGGCGATGGTCGCCGTGCTACCGCTGCTCGGGGTGACCGATGTGCTGCGTTCCGCAGTACTCGGTGCAGCCGCGACCGTGGTGCTCGGGCTGCTGACCCCGCGCCAGGCAAGAGACAGCGTCGACCTGAGCGTCATCGTGTTGATCGCTGCAGCGATTGGTGTCGGCGCGGCCGCCGAGTCCACCGGTGTCGCCACGACCATCGCAGATGGTCTGGTCTCGGCGCTGGGCTGGGCCGGCACGTGGGGTGTGGCGCTCGGTGTGGTGCTGGCCACGCTCACACTCACCGAACTGGTGACCAACGCCGCGGCGGTCGCCATCGTGGTGCCGATCGCCATGCGGGTCGCCGAGGACAGCGGTGCCGACCCTCGCCTGTTCGCGCTCGGCGCCACGCTGGCTGCGTCGGCGAGCTTTCTCACCCCGATCGGTTATCAGACGAACACCATGGTGTACGGACCGGGCCGCTACCGGTTCGCCGACTACCTGCGTCTGGGTGTGCCGCTCACGCTGATGATCGTGGTCGCGCTCCCGCTGATGATGGCCAACGGGTGGTCGCTCTAG
- a CDS encoding VWA domain-containing protein, which produces MTDGERLAVGFSRVLRQGGMKVPASATINYTQALGAIGLDDAERVYWTGRATLVNRPEDIALYDQAFRSYWQRRGLEGLRVESVAQDVTMLLDSDDPATDEPDTGEESDESGEIEAVRFSRVEILAEKDFGDCTDAELAELSTLMTRLRFTSHRRQSRRQIATKSTTSRHDLERTVRLALRHHGEPMRWAHTANAWRPRRLVMILDVSGSMESYARALLRFAHAAVVARNRVEVFTLGTRLTRVTRQLGNRDPDAALRAVTPDVVDWSGGTRLGEVLGDFNDRWGIRGMARGSVVVILSDGWDRGEAELLGEQMERLHRVTHRLIWVNPLKATPGYAPLAAGMAAALPHVDTFVAGNSYRSLEDLAAIIAGATDPEQR; this is translated from the coding sequence ATGACCGACGGTGAGCGTCTCGCCGTCGGCTTCAGTCGCGTGCTCCGACAGGGCGGCATGAAGGTCCCGGCGAGTGCGACGATCAACTACACGCAGGCGCTGGGGGCGATCGGACTCGACGACGCCGAGCGGGTCTACTGGACGGGACGGGCGACGCTGGTCAATCGCCCCGAAGACATCGCACTCTACGACCAGGCGTTCCGGTCGTACTGGCAGCGCCGAGGCCTCGAGGGGCTCCGAGTCGAGTCGGTCGCTCAGGACGTCACGATGTTGCTCGACAGCGACGATCCTGCCACTGACGAGCCCGACACCGGCGAGGAGTCCGACGAGTCGGGCGAGATCGAAGCCGTGCGGTTCAGCCGGGTCGAGATCCTCGCCGAGAAGGACTTCGGCGATTGCACTGACGCCGAACTCGCCGAGTTGTCCACGCTCATGACTCGGCTGCGCTTCACCTCACACCGCCGTCAGAGCCGACGGCAGATCGCCACCAAGAGCACGACCAGTCGGCACGATCTCGAACGCACGGTTCGACTTGCGCTCCGCCATCACGGGGAACCGATGCGATGGGCACATACGGCAAACGCCTGGCGCCCGCGACGCCTGGTGATGATCCTCGACGTGTCGGGCTCGATGGAGAGCTATGCCCGTGCCCTTCTGCGTTTCGCTCACGCCGCCGTCGTCGCTCGAAACCGGGTCGAGGTGTTCACGCTCGGCACCCGGCTGACGCGGGTCACCCGTCAGCTGGGCAACCGCGACCCTGACGCAGCGCTACGAGCGGTGACCCCCGATGTCGTCGACTGGTCGGGGGGCACTCGGCTGGGCGAGGTACTCGGCGACTTCAACGATCGCTGGGGCATACGCGGCATGGCCCGCGGCAGCGTGGTGGTGATCCTGTCCGATGGGTGGGATCGGGGCGAAGCCGAGCTGCTGGGCGAGCAGATGGAGCGGCTCCACCGGGTGACCCATCGCCTCATATGGGTCAATCCGCTGAAGGCCACCCCTGGCTATGCGCCGTTGGCCGCCGGGATGGCGGCAGCGCTGCCCCACGTCGACACCTTTGTCGCCGGCAACTCCTATCGCAGCCTCGAAGACCTCGCCGCGATCATCGCCGGCGCCACCGATCCCGAGCAGCGGTGA
- a CDS encoding MoxR family ATPase, with translation MTTSLETLVSSVDDVKAALAANDYLADEGLATSIFLAITLRRPLFLEGEAGVGKTEVAKVLSRWLGGPFIRLQCYEGIDANQAVFEWDHARQLLHLRTAEASGRIDAKNANVLESELYGEQFLIRRPLLQALTPTEDGSVPVLLIDEVDRADDEFEAFLLEALSDYSVTVPQLGTIKASNPPLVILTSNRTRDVHDALKRRCLYHWVEHPDFQREVEIVRLRAPHVGEQLARQVAAATEAVRGYGLYKPPGVAETIDWAMSLAALGRSELDDAAVSATLGTVLKYREDHDRVAERGVHDLVRAAIARAK, from the coding sequence GTGACGACATCGTTGGAAACGCTGGTGAGTTCGGTCGACGACGTGAAGGCGGCGCTGGCCGCGAACGATTACCTCGCCGACGAGGGACTCGCCACGTCGATCTTCCTCGCCATCACCTTGCGTCGCCCGCTGTTCCTCGAGGGCGAGGCCGGGGTCGGCAAGACCGAGGTGGCCAAGGTGCTCAGCCGCTGGCTCGGCGGCCCGTTCATCAGGCTGCAGTGCTACGAGGGCATCGACGCCAACCAGGCCGTGTTCGAATGGGACCACGCCCGGCAGCTGTTGCACCTGCGTACCGCCGAAGCGTCGGGACGCATCGACGCAAAGAACGCCAATGTTCTCGAGTCAGAGCTCTACGGCGAGCAGTTCCTCATTCGCCGGCCGTTGCTGCAGGCGCTCACACCGACCGAGGATGGCTCGGTCCCGGTGCTGCTGATCGACGAGGTCGACCGAGCCGACGACGAGTTCGAGGCCTTTCTCCTGGAGGCGTTGTCGGACTATTCGGTCACGGTGCCCCAGCTTGGAACGATCAAGGCATCGAACCCGCCACTGGTGATCCTCACCTCCAATCGGACCCGCGATGTCCACGACGCGCTCAAGCGACGCTGCCTCTACCACTGGGTCGAACACCCCGACTTCCAGCGCGAGGTCGAGATCGTGCGGCTACGCGCTCCCCATGTGGGTGAGCAGTTGGCGCGCCAAGTCGCGGCCGCCACCGAAGCCGTTCGGGGCTACGGGCTCTACAAGCCGCCAGGCGTGGCCGAAACCATCGACTGGGCCATGTCACTCGCCGCTCTCGGGCGCAGCGAACTCGACGACGCGGCGGTGAGCGCCACGCTCGGCACGGTGCTCAAGTACCGCGAAGATCACGACCGTGTCGCCGAGCGCGGCGTGCACGACCTCGTGCGTGCGGCGATTGCCCGTGCCAAGTGA
- a CDS encoding xanthine dehydrogenase family protein subunit M: MIPATFDYVEADSADAAIAALTEHGDEAKLLAGGHSLIPLMKFRLATPSVLVDIGRLSDLSYINDAGDHIAIGAMTRHRSLETSELLASQAPMLAHVAGQVGDPAVRHRGTLGGSLAHGDPASDLPAALLALGGTMVLRGPSGTREVAANDFFTGFLETALAPDELLTEIRVPKVGDAGWSYQKFNRRAQDWAIVGVAAVMSDSPGVALVNMGPAPMRSASVEAALASGASAADAASVAAEGTQAPEDLNGDAEYRNHLVQVLVERALTEAGRA, from the coding sequence ATGATTCCCGCAACGTTCGACTACGTCGAGGCCGACTCGGCCGATGCCGCCATCGCTGCGCTCACCGAGCACGGCGACGAAGCCAAACTTTTGGCGGGGGGTCACAGCCTCATCCCGCTCATGAAGTTTCGGCTCGCCACACCGTCGGTGCTGGTCGACATCGGTCGGCTCAGCGATCTGTCCTACATCAATGACGCTGGTGACCACATCGCCATCGGCGCCATGACCCGGCACCGTTCGCTCGAGACGTCCGAGCTCCTGGCCAGTCAGGCGCCGATGCTGGCACACGTGGCGGGTCAGGTCGGCGATCCGGCCGTTCGTCATCGGGGCACACTCGGCGGCTCCCTCGCCCATGGCGATCCGGCGTCCGACCTTCCCGCAGCGTTGCTCGCGCTCGGGGGCACGATGGTGTTGCGGGGTCCGAGCGGTACCCGCGAAGTGGCGGCCAACGACTTCTTCACCGGGTTCCTCGAAACGGCGCTCGCACCCGACGAACTCCTCACCGAGATTCGGGTGCCGAAGGTGGGCGACGCCGGCTGGAGCTACCAGAAGTTCAACCGGCGAGCCCAAGACTGGGCGATCGTCGGTGTTGCTGCGGTGATGAGCGACAGCCCGGGTGTTGCCCTGGTCAACATGGGACCGGCACCGATGCGCTCCGCCTCGGTCGAAGCGGCTCTCGCCTCGGGGGCCAGCGCCGCCGACGCGGCGTCGGTTGCTGCCGAGGGAACGCAGGCGCCGGAAGACCTCAACGGCGACGCCGAATACCGCAACCACCTGGTGCAGGTACTCGTCGAGCGAGCGTTGACCGAGGCCGGCCGAGCCTGA